A stretch of the Myripristis murdjan chromosome 24, fMyrMur1.1, whole genome shotgun sequence genome encodes the following:
- the LOC115355818 gene encoding serine/threonine-protein kinase PAK 6-like gives MALMFWRRKKRRPEISAPRDFEHRVHTAFDAASGRYVGLPPQWQSLIDSLRRPRPLVDPSRVTEVELGPKKMIVRGSFIGHGDYISHVIAEMSRLSVTGSNSLRRSSPSARKRAKSLGRLGELAEGDAYQYEELNRQDERRNGGAPYWQDRVRQVRSESGSPKLAGKQPPSVNGALLRAKSSYEMRSPAAATPTVTTPTAPAVRLLQRTSSTAAHYGHSERAGPAGGVGPRELLSRQRPTSCHYNLQTLETNARASLRPRPANQLPDLLSSSRETPRRPHSSYDLKLGSPACPALPPPCGASSPLAGRGVTSRPLRLSSSYTVGLSPIIQQKPLKQDGPLQPRPSPTGSPDRPPTRPHSSSRPAQPSKPQAGPDAEPPKVTHEQFKAALQMVVDKGDPRTTLENFVKIGEGSTGVVCIARERHSGRRVAVKMMDLRKQQRRELLFNEVVIMRDYRHRNVVEMFRSALVEEELWVIMEYLQGGALTNIVSETRLNEEQVATVCEGVLQALSYLHSQGVIHRDIKSDSILLTLDGRIKLSDFGFCAQISKDVPRRKSLVGTPYWMAPEVVAKTPYGTEVDVWSLGIMVVEMVDGEPPYFSDTPVAAMKKLRDDPAPTAKNIQKVSPVLKDFLGSMLTRDVQQRSSAAALLQHPFLLQAGPPQCLVPLVEQYRKRMSRC, from the exons ATGGCGTTGATGTTCTGGCGCAGGAAGAAGCGGCGGCCTGAGATCTCGGCGCCGCGGGACTTTGAGCACCGCGTGCACACGGCGTTCGACGCGGCCAGCGGGCGCTACGTGGGCCTGCCGCCGCAGTGGCAGAGCCTCATCGACTCCCTGaggaggccccgcccactggtGGACCCGTCCCGGGTCACCGAGGTCGAGCTCGGACCCAAGAAG ATGATCGTGCGCGGCAGCTTCATCGGTCATGGCGACTACATCTCCCACGTCATCGCCGAGATGAGCCGCCTGTCCGTCACCGGCTCCAACTCCCTGCGCCGCAGCAGCCCGTCGGCACGGAAACGGGCCAAGTCTCTGGGTCGGTTGGGCGAGCTGGCGGAGGGCGACGCCTACCAGTACGAGGAGCTGAACCGGCAGGACGAGCGGAGGAACGGCGGCGCCCCCTACTGGCAGGACCGCGTACGGCAGGTCCGCAGCGAGAGCGGCAGCCCCAAACTGGCGGGGAAGCAGCCGCCGTCCGTTAACGGGGCGCTGCTGCGAGCCAAGTCTTCATATGAGATGAGAAGCCCTGCTGCGGCCACGCCCACTGTGACCACGCCCACCGCACCTGCAGTGAGGCTGCTCCAGAGGACGAGCAGCACGGCGGCACATTACGGCCACAGTGAGAGGGCGGGCCCGGCGGGCGGCGTGGGGCCGAGGGAGCTGCTGTCCAGACAGAGGCCCACTTCCTGTCACTACAACCTACAGACGCTGGAGACCAACGCCAGGGCCAGCCTGAGGCCCCGGCCGGCCAATCAGCTGCCAgacctgctgtcctcctccagggaaaCTCCCAGAAGGCCACACTCCTCCTACGACCTCAAG CTGGGCTCGCCGGCCTGCCCCGCGTTGCCCCCTCCCTGCGGTGCCAGCAGCCCGTTGGCGGGTCGGGGTGTAACGTCGCGGCCGCTGCGCCTGTCCTCCAGCTACACTGTTGGACTTTCTCCTATAATCCAGCAGAAGCCCCTGAAGCAGGACGGCCCCTTGCAGCCGCGGCCGTCACCAACAGGCTCGCCAGACCGCCCCCCGACCCGGCCCCACTCCTCCTCCCGGCCCGCCCAGCCGTCCAAACCCCAGGCGGGACCCGACGCCGAGCCGCCCAAGGTGACGCACGAGCAGTTCAAGGCGGCGCTGCAGATGGTGGTGGACAAGGGCGACCCGAGGACCACGCTGGAGAACTTTGTGAAGATCGGCGAGGGCTCGACGGGCGTCGTGTGCATCGCCCGCGAGCGCCACAGCGGGCGGCGGGTCGCCGTCAAGATGATGGACCTGCGGAAACAGCAGCGACGAGAGCTGCTGTTCAACGAG GTGGTGATCATGAGGGACTACCGGCACCGGAACGTGGTGGAGATGTTCCGCAGCGcgctggtggaggaggaactCTGGGTAATCATGGAGTACCTGCAGGGCGGCGCTCTCACCAACATCGTCAGTGAGACCAG gctgaaCGAGGAGCAGGTAGCGACGGTGTGTGAGGGCGTCCTGCAGGCCCTGTCCTACCTGCACTCGCAGGGCGTCATCCACCGAGACATCAAGAGCGACTCCATCCTGCTGACGCTGGACGGcagg atcaagctgtcagactttggTTTCTGCGCTCAGATCAGTAAAGACGTTCCCAGGAGGAAGTCTCTGGTCGGGACGCCGTACTGGATGGCTCCTGAGGTCGTGGCCAAGACGCCGTACGGCACCGAG GTGGACGTCTGGTCTCTGGGCATCATGGTGGTGGAGATGGTGGACGGGGAGCCGCCCTACTTCAGCGACACGCCCGTCGCCGCCATGAAGAAGCTGAGAGACGACCCGGCTCCGACCGCCAAGAACATCCAGAAG GTGTCTCCGGTGCTGAAGGACTTCCTGGGCTCCATGTTGACCCGGGACGTGCAGCAGCGCTCCAGCGCCGCTGCCCTGCTGCAGCACCCCTTCCTGCTGCAGGCCGGCCCGCCGCAGTGCCTGGTGCCGCTGGTGGAGCAGTACCGCAAGAGGATGTCACGCTGCTGA